Proteins encoded by one window of bacterium:
- a CDS encoding decaprenyl-phosphate phosphoribosyltransferase: MNPPPAGGRARGLALGVALLRAGRPGQWIKNFMLFPALVFAGRLTDTRSVAAVAGGFAAFCLLSSSVYFFNDIRDVEQDRRHPNKRFRPIASGQVPIALAHRAMIFLAAAGLAGMLALNLITLTAGLDVFAIALAYLALQIAYTLHLKHVVILDVGCIAAGFVLRVLAGAAILDVPIGMWIVICTTLLALFLGFGKRRHELVLLSGGAGEHRRILQEYSPYYLDQMIAVVTASTVIAYALYTLDPVTVAKLGTDKLPFTIPFVIYGIFRYLYLVHQREEGGSPSKVLVSDRPLLANIALWFAVVVVLLYVD; the protein is encoded by the coding sequence ATGAACCCGCCTCCGGCGGGGGGGAGGGCGCGCGGCCTGGCGCTTGGCGTCGCGCTTTTGCGCGCGGGACGGCCGGGGCAGTGGATCAAGAATTTCATGCTCTTCCCGGCGCTCGTGTTTGCCGGCCGGCTCACGGATACGCGCAGCGTCGCCGCCGTGGCCGGGGGGTTCGCCGCGTTCTGCCTGCTGTCGTCCTCGGTATATTTTTTCAACGACATCCGCGACGTGGAGCAGGACCGCCGCCATCCGAACAAGCGGTTCCGGCCGATCGCCTCGGGGCAGGTGCCCATCGCGCTCGCGCATCGTGCGATGATTTTTCTGGCGGCGGCGGGGCTTGCCGGGATGCTCGCGCTAAACCTCATCACGCTGACCGCCGGGCTCGACGTGTTCGCCATCGCGCTTGCGTATCTCGCCTTGCAGATCGCGTACACGCTGCACCTGAAACACGTCGTGATTCTGGACGTCGGGTGCATCGCCGCGGGATTCGTTTTGCGCGTGCTCGCCGGCGCGGCGATCCTCGACGTGCCGATCGGCATGTGGATCGTCATCTGCACGACGCTGCTCGCGCTGTTTCTCGGCTTCGGCAAGCGCCGGCACGAGCTGGTCCTGCTCTCCGGGGGCGCGGGCGAGCACCGGCGCATCCTGCAGGAATACTCGCCCTATTACCTGGACCAGATGATCGCCGTCGTCACGGCGAGCACGGTCATCGCTTACGCGCTCTATACGCTCGATCCCGTCACGGTCGCCAAGCTCGGAACCGACAAACTGCCCTTCACGATCCCGTTCGTGATCTACGGCATCTTCCGCTACCTCTACCTCGTGCACCAAAGGGAAGAAGGCGGCAGCCCCAGCAAGGTGCTCGTCTCCGATCGCCCGCTGCTTGCCAACATCGCGCTCTGGTTCGCGGTAGTCGTGGTGCTTTTGTACGTCGATTGA
- a CDS encoding DUF433 domain-containing protein — translation MTREEMFNRITVNPGVCGGKPCVRDTRIEIAVILDGLADGMVNEEIVGHYPQLTIDDIQAALAFSESSGY, via the coding sequence ATGACACGCGAAGAGATGTTCAATCGGATTACCGTCAATCCCGGCGTATGCGGCGGAAAGCCATGCGTTCGGGATACGCGCATTGAGATCGCCGTAATCCTCGACGGACTCGCAGACGGCATGGTGAACGAGGAAATCGTCGGCCACTATCCCCAACTCACGATCGACGATATCCAGGCCGCGTTGGCATTTTCGGAATCATCTGGATATTGA
- a CDS encoding neutral/alkaline non-lysosomal ceramidase N-terminal domain-containing protein: MSLFYTVLSALLIPLTFSMGCACGSADDDDSDTAGDDDSASDDDANDDDVDDDTIDDDTIDDDANDDDANDDDTGDDDIDPRFKAGFAEVDITPVEPVKMAGYGTFFLSEDNCRWSTGVHDPLYARAVAFDDPTGGGPVLLVVLDLVGLVKNDVDIIAEDIAEATGLSPDNVIVASTHTHHGPDTIGIWGVLIPPISGRQAAVIESILTGAVEAGAAAWDARVPASFAFAAGEEAALHKNIIDDPDKTIDDTMTALFAYDEGGAMLGSVMNWAAHPTVMGEENTLVSADFPGVYSREMAEDFGGVHVFVNGLLGAMIQPDPRWVDADEWDEVETVGATLADDVGALLAVAEPIENPSIDFLANVTLESTLVNPVFALAGKLGLIARDIPPLGGTAYARISAFNVGPVVFGTLPGEYVPNYSGPLRTGMGGEAQMLIGLGQDWLGYILTPDQFATAPYAYETVLCPNPNIGDLTAAIYEQIQANRR; this comes from the coding sequence ATGAGTCTTTTTTACACTGTTCTATCCGCCCTATTGATTCCTTTAACGTTCTCCATGGGCTGCGCGTGCGGATCGGCTGACGACGACGATTCGGATACCGCGGGCGACGACGACTCCGCATCCGACGACGACGCCAACGACGATGACGTGGACGATGACACGATCGACGACGACACGATCGACGATGACGCGAACGATGACGATGCGAATGACGACGACACGGGCGACGACGATATCGATCCGCGTTTCAAGGCCGGTTTCGCCGAGGTCGATATCACGCCCGTCGAGCCAGTGAAGATGGCGGGCTACGGCACGTTTTTCCTGTCCGAGGACAACTGCCGCTGGTCAACCGGCGTGCACGATCCCCTCTACGCGCGCGCCGTTGCCTTCGATGACCCCACGGGCGGCGGCCCCGTCCTCCTTGTCGTGCTCGACCTTGTCGGCCTTGTGAAAAACGACGTGGACATCATCGCCGAGGATATCGCCGAGGCGACCGGCCTTTCGCCGGACAACGTCATCGTGGCGTCAACGCACACGCATCACGGTCCGGACACCATCGGCATCTGGGGCGTGCTCATCCCGCCGATCTCCGGCCGGCAGGCGGCGGTGATCGAGTCGATCCTCACCGGCGCGGTCGAGGCGGGCGCCGCGGCGTGGGATGCGCGCGTGCCGGCGTCGTTCGCCTTTGCGGCGGGCGAGGAGGCGGCGCTGCACAAGAACATCATCGACGATCCGGACAAGACGATCGACGACACGATGACCGCGCTTTTCGCGTACGACGAAGGTGGCGCGATGCTCGGCTCCGTCATGAACTGGGCCGCGCATCCGACCGTGATGGGCGAAGAAAACACGCTCGTCTCCGCGGACTTTCCCGGCGTGTATAGCCGGGAGATGGCGGAAGATTTCGGCGGCGTGCACGTTTTCGTCAACGGCCTGCTCGGCGCGATGATCCAGCCCGATCCCCGGTGGGTTGACGCCGACGAATGGGACGAGGTGGAAACGGTCGGCGCAACGCTCGCGGACGACGTAGGCGCCCTCTTGGCCGTCGCGGAGCCGATCGAAAATCCGTCCATCGATTTTTTGGCGAACGTCACGCTCGAAAGCACGCTTGTGAACCCGGTGTTCGCGCTTGCCGGCAAGCTCGGCCTGATCGCCCGCGACATCCCGCCGCTTGGCGGAACGGCGTACGCGCGCATCAGCGCCTTCAACGTCGGGCCGGTCGTTTTCGGAACGCTGCCCGGCGAATACGTCCCGAATTACAGCGGTCCCCTTCGGACCGGGATGGGCGGCGAGGCGCAAATGCTGATCGGCCTTGGGCAGGACTGGCTCGGCTACATCCTGACGCCGGACCAGTTCGCCACCGCGCCGTACGCCTACGAAACGGTGCTCTGCCCGAACCCGAACATCGGCGATCTGACCGCCGCGATCTACGAACAGATCCAGGCGAATCGGCGTTGA
- a CDS encoding zinc ribbon domain-containing protein: MTWRKCPNCGAPASRGATRCLYCGSEWWGPIEGDGDEPEFSGDRERAPTGGAAPAIVPMGANATRAGFFRTFLFVVLVPCCPPVALLWLWLAMPWRRGRKALFTGIILALIAWAAYEIDDATVRVDGPKFSTSAPDLAGRAHETIGVDDVFRLMRDEALPRETRKERFLAQYAGRWVRWSGTVDEVSTYTTMASEVRVDPFGVPPPAPKRLVRAFMDPAANAMINDLTEGAPVTVSGRLFGYDFFLHRVEIADAIPVNGAPASGEPLPGFDLPDNGPNDDAVSPDLAQTADAEPSPKTGDNPPAASK, encoded by the coding sequence ATGACCTGGCGCAAATGCCCCAACTGCGGCGCGCCCGCCTCGCGCGGGGCGACCCGGTGCCTCTACTGCGGCTCGGAATGGTGGGGGCCCATCGAAGGCGACGGCGACGAACCCGAATTTTCGGGCGATCGCGAACGGGCGCCTACCGGCGGCGCCGCACCCGCCATCGTGCCGATGGGCGCGAACGCCACACGCGCGGGCTTTTTTCGCACCTTCCTGTTCGTCGTCCTTGTTCCGTGCTGCCCGCCGGTCGCGCTTTTGTGGCTGTGGCTGGCGATGCCGTGGAGACGTGGGCGCAAGGCGCTTTTCACGGGGATCATTCTTGCGCTCATCGCCTGGGCTGCTTACGAGATCGACGACGCGACCGTTCGCGTGGATGGCCCGAAGTTTTCGACCAGCGCGCCCGACCTCGCCGGCCGCGCGCACGAGACGATCGGCGTGGATGATGTCTTCCGCCTGATGCGCGACGAGGCGCTCCCGCGCGAAACGCGAAAGGAGCGATTCCTTGCCCAGTACGCCGGGCGGTGGGTGCGTTGGAGCGGAACGGTCGATGAAGTCAGCACCTACACCACGATGGCCTCGGAGGTACGCGTCGACCCATTCGGCGTTCCGCCGCCGGCCCCCAAACGGCTCGTGCGCGCGTTCATGGATCCGGCCGCCAACGCGATGATCAACGATCTCACCGAAGGCGCTCCGGTCACCGTCAGCGGCCGGCTTTTCGGTTACGACTTCTTTTTGCACCGCGTTGAAATCGCCGACGCGATTCCGGTCAACGGCGCCCCCGCGTCGGGCGAACCGTTGCCTGGATTTGACCTGCCCGATAATGGCCCGAACGACGATGCCGTATCTCCGGATTTGGCCCAAACCGCGGACGCCGAGCCATCCCCCAAAACCGGCGACAATCCTCCCGCGGCGTCGAAATAG
- a CDS encoding carboxypeptidase-like regulatory domain-containing protein, with the protein MRGRLRAFFVSIAVAAMAIGAPSCSCEGEETAPFANSGGADEQDCTPGDAELSGRVVAPDFVTPVNGADVTVIGESLQTVSDGQGDFHFDKVPGGDQRIRAEKNGFAGEATVKICVSRGNYVEVPIRPIDFHMAVVVTKENFQTGDFDYDAIQDLLARMGYREGQDFDIIRPRDLRDEALLKQYDYVFINCTNNPIVGDPEIIEALRGYVKAGGGLYVSDWAFTYIVDAWPDAIAFPDFAHIGYSTYAEGVVESDALAAYLGAGVMEIEFNLGAWVSIADTGDETQVLVRGDYEVFGFEDIATVTDGPLLVQFPFGAGRVTYTSFHHEDGQTRDVTRALSFIVFNPLI; encoded by the coding sequence ATGCGGGGAAGACTGCGCGCGTTTTTCGTTTCGATCGCCGTCGCGGCGATGGCGATTGGCGCGCCGTCGTGCTCGTGCGAAGGAGAGGAAACCGCGCCGTTCGCGAACTCGGGCGGCGCCGACGAACAGGATTGCACGCCCGGGGACGCCGAACTGTCGGGGCGGGTGGTCGCTCCGGATTTCGTGACGCCCGTCAACGGCGCCGATGTCACCGTGATCGGCGAGAGCCTTCAAACGGTCTCCGACGGTCAAGGCGATTTCCACTTCGACAAAGTTCCCGGCGGTGACCAGCGTATTCGTGCGGAAAAGAACGGCTTCGCGGGCGAAGCGACGGTGAAGATCTGCGTCTCGCGGGGAAACTACGTCGAGGTGCCGATACGGCCGATCGACTTCCACATGGCCGTCGTCGTCACCAAGGAAAATTTCCAGACCGGCGATTTCGACTACGACGCGATTCAGGATTTGCTCGCCCGGATGGGATACCGCGAGGGGCAGGATTTCGACATCATCCGCCCGCGCGATCTGCGCGACGAAGCCCTTCTCAAACAGTACGACTACGTGTTCATCAACTGCACGAACAATCCGATCGTCGGCGACCCCGAAATCATCGAGGCGTTGCGCGGCTACGTGAAGGCCGGCGGCGGGCTGTACGTGTCGGACTGGGCGTTTACTTACATCGTCGACGCGTGGCCGGACGCGATCGCGTTTCCGGATTTCGCGCACATCGGCTATTCCACTTACGCGGAGGGCGTCGTCGAAAGCGACGCGCTCGCGGCATACCTGGGCGCCGGCGTCATGGAGATCGAATTCAATCTCGGGGCGTGGGTCTCGATCGCGGACACGGGCGACGAAACGCAGGTGCTGGTTCGCGGAGATTACGAGGTCTTCGGCTTTGAAGATATCGCGACGGTGACCGACGGCCCGTTGCTCGTGCAATTTCCTTTCGGCGCCGGCCGCGTCACCTACACCTCGTTCCATCACGAGGACGGCCAGACGCGCGACGTGACACGGGCGCTGAGTTTTATCGTCTTCAATCCGCTGATTTGA
- a CDS encoding DUF1579 family protein: MMFRTLCVLSLFLLAVTSFVHAEEEPAAPAMPTPAPELENVAFFEGDWSCDNRQEAHEMTGPAHDFKAALNVKKGVRDFWYALSWKEEASDVHPPFEASGHIGYDALAKKYVLVGVDSWGMVARFESDGWADDRFTFTADIPMEPGKLTPVRWTWEKKEGGELVSTWNMKQGDEWKAFSRSVCKK; encoded by the coding sequence ATGATGTTTCGAACGTTGTGCGTTTTGTCGCTTTTTTTGCTTGCCGTCACGTCGTTCGTCCATGCCGAGGAGGAGCCCGCGGCGCCCGCAATGCCGACGCCCGCGCCCGAACTTGAGAACGTCGCCTTCTTCGAGGGCGACTGGTCCTGTGACAATCGGCAGGAAGCGCACGAGATGACCGGGCCGGCGCACGATTTCAAAGCGGCGTTGAACGTGAAGAAAGGCGTCCGCGATTTCTGGTACGCATTGAGTTGGAAAGAGGAAGCCAGCGACGTGCATCCGCCGTTCGAGGCCTCGGGGCACATTGGTTACGATGCCCTGGCGAAGAAGTACGTTCTCGTCGGCGTCGATAGTTGGGGCATGGTGGCGCGGTTTGAGTCGGACGGTTGGGCGGACGACCGGTTCACGTTCACAGCCGACATCCCGATGGAGCCCGGCAAGCTGACGCCCGTCCGGTGGACGTGGGAGAAGAAGGAAGGCGGTGAGCTTGTCAGCACGTGGAACATGAAACAGGGTGACGAGTGGAAGGCGTTCTCCCGCTCGGTGTGCAAGAAATAG
- a CDS encoding DUF3592 domain-containing protein, protein MSPEFSAETISPDPIEPGRSPQTATAPKRPRIAILIAFFILIGAAVPLFSLVGPECHSERLLKTGTPAQGTILSIDDTGNRFNDQPQVRIRLTVEPPGGAPYETSVKMIISPVHLPQFQPGKRVKLRFDPGDPRDVAIEAVME, encoded by the coding sequence GTGAGTCCGGAATTTTCGGCCGAAACCATCTCGCCGGATCCGATCGAGCCGGGTCGATCCCCGCAAACGGCGACCGCGCCGAAAAGGCCGCGCATCGCGATCCTCATCGCGTTTTTCATTCTCATCGGCGCCGCCGTCCCGTTATTTTCGTTGGTCGGTCCGGAATGCCACAGTGAGCGCCTGCTCAAAACCGGCACACCGGCCCAGGGAACAATTTTATCCATCGACGACACCGGCAACCGCTTCAACGATCAACCGCAGGTGCGCATTCGCCTGACCGTCGAACCACCCGGCGGCGCGCCGTACGAGACGTCGGTGAAGATGATCATCTCCCCCGTGCACCTGCCGCAATTTCAGCCCGGCAAACGCGTGAAATTGCGCTTCGATCCCGGCGACCCGAGGGATGTAGCTATCGAAGCGGTCATGGAATAG